One Nicotiana tomentosiformis chromosome 1, ASM39032v3, whole genome shotgun sequence genomic window, AACGAAAGGTGGGTTAAGGAGGGGATATGACCAAGCCAGGCTGGTAGGTTTCCTGACAAATTGTTGTAACTTAAATCCAATGAATGTAAGGGTGCAGTGGACAACTCTTTTGGAATTGAGCCTGAGAAGCTGTTCCCCCTCAAATATAAGTATTTGAAACTGTTGATGTAAGTTGATGCTGGAAATATTTCCCCTTTAAACATGTTATTCGACAATCTCAGAAAATATAACTTGGATCCTCTACGAGCCAATCCTATCGGCAGCTCTCCATTTAATTTATTGTACGACATATCCAAGCATTCAAGGTTTTTCATGTCAGCAAAACTTGAAGGCAACATTCCTTCAAGCATATTGTTTGACATTGTTGATATCACGAGATTCGGGAAAATCGACCCAATGTTAGGAGGAACTTGTCCCTGAATCTTGTTGTTTGAGATATCAAAAGCTTCCAGATTAGGAATGAATGGAAATTGAAGAGATCCAGTGAATGCATTTCCACCCAAGTAAACTTCTCCAAGTCTAGAATTGTTTTCTAACAGCCAATTTGGAAAGTTTCCACCAATGTTGGATTGTGAGAGACGAAGAAGTCTCAAGTCATGTTGATAGTGAAGGAAACTTGGCATTTTAGAGCAGTTGGATATAGAAAAGGCTTCCAATTGAAACTTTGGGATCCAACTTAACTTAGAAGAAGTTTGTACAATTACTGAGTTGTAGTCAGCAATTACAAACTTAAGGTTTGAGTGGTTTGCAAATGACTCAAATGAAATTGGAATTTCAAAGTTGTTGTTTGCTAACAAGAGATATTCTAGGGACAAGAGACTTGAAAGTGGAGACAAGGCAATGTTACCTATGAATTGATTTTGAGATAGATCAAGTACCCTAAGAAATGTTAAGTTTCCAAGGCAAGGAGGAAGTCTTCCAATGAAGTTGTTTCTGCTGAGACTTACCTCTTCAAGATACTTTAGATCACACAAGCCTATACAATGAACAATTGGATAattgttattacatgttttatgTTGCTGCTTAAGCAGAAAATGTAGGAATCATGCAAACCAAAATGGCTAGTAAACTAAACTTCTTGTCATCAATTGTTTAATTATTAACACAATAATCTTAAAGATCTATCATTCACTCTACTAAGTACTTTTGCTAA contains:
- the LOC104120964 gene encoding cuscuta receptor 1-like translates to MSSLKVLSVAQCNLNGTLPRQGLCDLKYLEEVSLSRNNFIGRLPPCLGNLTFLRVLDLSQNQFIGNIALSPLSSLLSLEYLLLANNNFEIPISFESFANHSNLKFVIADYNSVIVQTSSKLSWIPKFQLEAFSISNCSKMPSFLHYQHDLRLLRLSQSNIGGNFPNWLLENNSRLGEVYLGGNAFTGSLQFPFIPNLEAFDISNNKIQGQVPPNIGSIFPNLVISTMSNNMLEGMLPSSFADMKNLECLDMSYNKLNGELPIGLARRGSKLYFLRLSNNMFKGEIFPASTYINSFKYLYLRGNSFSGSIPKELSTAPLHSLDLSYNNLSGNLPAWLGHIPSLTHLSLFSNDLKGHIPPDYCRLEGLEVLDLSQNNIVGSIPSCFSASLNLKRVYLSQNYLQGEFHMSSNSSNLKVLDLRYNNFTGSIPKWLGSLEITTLLLKGNRLQGIIPTQLCHASELRMLDLSHNNLSGPIPHCLGNIMRRGTSSDV